A stretch of Gemmatimonadota bacterium DNA encodes these proteins:
- a CDS encoding (2Fe-2S)-binding protein, which yields MGSKGTAAAEPRVNGLNGANGSNGSNGARRAPPPKLEIDGERVAFTPGETILEVAARNGRFIPTLCYDPRLEPFGGCRLCVVELEGARNPVASCAAKANDGMRVRTRTPRLESHRRTIMEMVASENRDLDVDPLHGYASQEMSELLDRYDARTGRFRGVRSGSSREDDDNPFIKRDYDNCIACYRCVRVCAEQEGDYAITAAGRGFDTHIATEFDGLLKDSSCTFCGQCVQTCPTGALGDLKALAHRDLPGETKTTRTVCTYCGVGCAVDVLSRDDRIVGVLPAMDGPANEGALCVKGQFAFDFVHHADRLRTPFVRDPENGELRSATWNEALDRAAQGIGDAVKKHGRRSVYGIASGRAPHEAAYMMQRLIRGGFGTNNIDNCSRA from the coding sequence ATGGGATCGAAAGGAACGGCGGCTGCGGAGCCGCGTGTGAACGGATTGAACGGCGCGAACGGATCGAACGGATCGAACGGCGCGAGAAGGGCGCCCCCGCCCAAGCTGGAGATCGACGGCGAAAGGGTCGCCTTCACACCCGGCGAGACCATACTCGAGGTCGCCGCCCGGAACGGCCGCTTCATTCCGACGCTGTGCTACGATCCCAGGCTGGAGCCTTTCGGCGGCTGCCGGCTCTGTGTCGTGGAATTGGAGGGTGCGCGCAACCCGGTGGCCTCGTGCGCGGCGAAGGCGAACGACGGTATGCGGGTCCGTACTCGAACCCCTCGCCTGGAGAGCCACCGGCGCACGATCATGGAGATGGTGGCGTCGGAAAACCGCGATCTCGACGTGGATCCGCTTCACGGCTACGCCTCCCAGGAAATGAGCGAACTCCTCGACCGCTACGATGCCCGGACCGGTCGCTTCCGAGGCGTCCGCTCGGGAAGCTCGCGAGAAGACGACGACAACCCGTTCATCAAGCGCGACTACGACAACTGCATCGCCTGCTACCGCTGCGTGCGGGTCTGCGCCGAACAGGAAGGCGACTACGCCATCACCGCAGCGGGCAGAGGATTCGACACGCACATCGCTACCGAGTTCGACGGCCTGCTCAAGGACTCCTCGTGCACCTTCTGCGGTCAGTGCGTCCAGACCTGTCCCACCGGCGCGTTGGGCGACCTGAAGGCGCTCGCGCACCGCGACCTTCCCGGGGAGACCAAGACCACGAGGACGGTTTGCACGTATTGCGGCGTAGGCTGCGCGGTGGACGTTCTCAGCCGAGACGACAGGATCGTGGGCGTGCTTCCGGCGATGGACGGACCGGCCAACGAGGGAGCTCTCTGCGTCAAGGGCCAGTTCGCGTTCGACTTCGTTCACCACGCCGACCGCCTCAGGACGCCCTTCGTGCGAGATCCGGAGAACGGCGAGCTCCGCTCCGCCACCTGGAACGAGGCGCTGGACCGTGCGGCCCAGGGCATCGGAGACGCGGTGAAGAAGCACGGAAGAAGGTCGGTGTACGGCATCGCGTCCGGCAGGGCTCCTCACGAGGCGGCCTACATGATGCAACGCCTCATCCGGGGAGGGTTCGGCACCAACAACATCGACAACTGCAGCCGTGCCTGA
- a CDS encoding polyprenol monophosphomannose synthase, with protein sequence MSATATPRRGPARILIVIPTYDERDNVPRKVPLVLAQDPRIDILVVDDSSPDGTGEIAEEMAAAEPRLNVLHRLGKEGIGKAYLAGFKWGLARDYDAIFEMDADISHPPDSLPGMIRALTDHDFVVGSRYAEGRVTVSNWPMSRLLISFFGSLYARTITGLPIRDATGGFNAWNRRVLESVELDRVRSNGYSFQIELKFRAWRRGFTWIEIPILFTERDSGESKLSKKIVREAIWRVWWLRLRQLTGRL encoded by the coding sequence GTGAGCGCCACCGCCACGCCGCGAAGAGGACCCGCGCGCATACTGATCGTCATCCCTACCTACGACGAGCGCGACAACGTACCGCGCAAGGTGCCGCTCGTTCTGGCTCAGGATCCGCGCATCGACATCCTGGTGGTGGACGATTCGTCGCCGGACGGCACGGGCGAGATCGCCGAGGAAATGGCGGCGGCGGAGCCTAGGCTCAACGTCCTCCACCGGCTCGGCAAGGAAGGGATCGGCAAGGCCTATCTGGCCGGTTTCAAGTGGGGGCTGGCACGCGACTACGACGCGATTTTCGAGATGGACGCGGACATCTCCCACCCGCCGGACTCCCTTCCGGGAATGATCCGTGCGCTTACGGACCACGACTTCGTGGTCGGTTCCCGCTACGCGGAAGGCCGAGTCACCGTCTCCAACTGGCCCATGAGCCGCCTGCTCATCTCGTTCTTCGGCTCGCTCTACGCCCGCACCATCACCGGACTGCCTATCCGCGACGCCACGGGCGGATTCAACGCCTGGAACCGGCGCGTGCTGGAATCCGTGGAGCTCGATCGGGTCCGTTCCAACGGGTATTCGTTCCAGATCGAGCTCAAGTTCCGAGCCTGGCGCAGGGGCTTCACCTGGATCGAAATTCCCATTCTCTTCACGGAGCGGGATTCCGGGGAGTCCAAGCTCTCCAAGAAGATCGTTCGCGAGGCGATATGGCGCGTCTGGTGGCTCAGACTGCGACAGCTCACCGGGCGGTTGTGA
- a CDS encoding NAD(P)H-dependent oxidoreductase subunit E encodes MQSLPSRPTDLELIERWRGRSGPLLPLLHEFHARDGHLSESALSAVSEGLKIPIAELYGTVTFYHHFAREPGGHARPRVCTGPVCALRGAEGVITELRARDERPTAMACPGRCDLPVPVLRGDSVFEGRPGTGLDPSPSPLPPPPVEGVTECVFAEIRRPGRATLAGYRESGGYRALERVGSGMSGDEIIAAVDSSGLAGRGGAGFPTGRKWRAVADAPGHPKSVICNADEGEPGCFKDRALLDLDPHAVIEGMAIAARATGALIGIIYLRYEYPDTLGTLERALEEAREAGYLSRAPVVDSPAGDAGPPGSGGFNIEVRRGAGAYICGEETSMLNSIEGKRPFPRERPPFPVTHGYNDLPTVVNNVETLASVPPILARSDGAAWYRALGRAGNAGTKVISLSGDIRRPGNYEIPLGYPLARLLEEAGGPPAGRSFQAATMAGLSGGFLSRDEIEEVTLDEPSIRAKGSFLGAGGIMLFDDSRDMIEVTRGAMEFFAEESCGKCFPCRIGTVRLVERLSDDGPDDLAAWLEEVDDLNRTMKETSACGLGQAAPLLTESLVRKFPERVEVHVAGGPGAIGGES; translated from the coding sequence ATGCAGAGCCTCCCGTCGCGACCGACTGATCTCGAGCTGATCGAACGCTGGAGGGGAAGAAGCGGACCGCTCCTGCCGCTGCTTCACGAATTCCACGCGCGGGACGGCCATCTGTCCGAATCGGCGCTCTCCGCCGTCTCCGAGGGGCTGAAAATCCCCATCGCCGAGCTGTACGGCACCGTCACCTTCTATCACCACTTCGCTCGCGAGCCGGGCGGCCACGCACGCCCCAGGGTGTGCACGGGACCGGTTTGCGCGCTTCGAGGAGCCGAAGGGGTCATCACCGAGCTCCGTGCCCGAGACGAGCGTCCGACGGCGATGGCGTGTCCGGGCCGGTGCGACCTGCCGGTTCCGGTGCTTCGAGGAGACTCGGTGTTCGAGGGTCGGCCCGGGACCGGGCTAGATCCCTCCCCTTCACCGCTGCCTCCGCCTCCGGTCGAGGGCGTGACCGAGTGCGTCTTCGCCGAGATCCGAAGACCGGGACGCGCGACCCTTGCCGGATACCGGGAAAGCGGCGGCTACCGGGCGTTGGAGAGGGTCGGATCCGGGATGTCGGGGGATGAGATCATCGCCGCCGTCGACTCGAGCGGCCTGGCCGGGCGCGGTGGCGCGGGCTTCCCGACCGGGCGCAAGTGGCGTGCGGTTGCCGATGCGCCGGGACATCCGAAGTCGGTGATCTGCAACGCCGACGAAGGCGAACCCGGCTGCTTCAAGGACCGGGCTCTTCTCGATCTCGACCCTCACGCCGTCATCGAAGGCATGGCCATAGCGGCCCGCGCCACCGGCGCCCTCATCGGCATCATCTACCTGCGCTACGAATACCCGGACACCTTGGGGACGCTGGAACGGGCGCTAGAAGAGGCGCGGGAGGCAGGCTATCTGAGCCGCGCGCCCGTGGTGGATTCGCCGGCTGGCGACGCCGGCCCGCCCGGGAGCGGCGGATTCAACATAGAGGTCAGGCGCGGAGCCGGAGCCTACATCTGCGGCGAAGAGACCTCCATGCTCAACTCGATAGAGGGCAAACGCCCCTTCCCTCGCGAGCGTCCTCCCTTCCCCGTCACCCACGGCTACAACGACCTGCCCACGGTGGTGAACAACGTCGAGACCCTGGCTTCCGTTCCTCCCATCCTCGCGCGCTCCGACGGCGCCGCTTGGTATCGGGCTCTCGGCCGGGCGGGAAATGCCGGCACGAAGGTGATCAGCCTGTCGGGCGACATCCGACGTCCCGGCAACTACGAGATTCCGCTCGGCTATCCGCTGGCCCGGTTGCTGGAGGAGGCAGGCGGCCCGCCCGCCGGACGTTCGTTCCAGGCGGCGACCATGGCCGGGCTCTCGGGCGGCTTCCTCTCCCGGGACGAGATCGAGGAGGTCACGCTCGACGAGCCCTCCATCCGAGCGAAGGGTAGCTTTCTGGGCGCCGGCGGCATAATGCTCTTCGACGACTCCCGGGACATGATCGAGGTCACGCGGGGGGCGATGGAGTTCTTCGCGGAGGAATCGTGCGGCAAGTGCTTCCCTTGCAGAATAGGCACCGTGCGTCTGGTCGAGAGGCTGTCCGACGACGGGCCCGACGACCTCGCCGCCTGGCTCGAAGAGGTGGACGATCTGAATCGGACTATGAAGGAAACGAGCGCCTGCGGGCTAGGCCAGGCCGCCCCCCTGCTAACCGAGAGCCTCGTGCGTAAGTTTCCGGAGCGTGTGGAAGTCCACGTCGCCGGTGGCCCCGGCGCCATTGGAGGAGAATCGTGA
- a CDS encoding formate dehydrogenase accessory sulfurtransferase FdhD has product MKPGRSRRVRVNRVEEGAVRTPEDRVATEEPMEIRLEWREGSGVERETPVAVTMRTPGDDFDLAAGFLLTEGVVSSAAAIGGVRYCAKVSPQEYNVVSVTLSDPGAFDPSSLARNFYITSSCGVCGKASLEAVQNLGCENLDGIEFDLPARVVSALPADLRASQPVFQATGGIHAAAAFDADGRILVSREDVGRHNAVDKVVGALAMRGDIDLAEPNSSTGLREGPNRRRPVLGIVVSGRASFEIMQKAAMARMPAVVAVGAPSSLAVEFAREFGMTLAGFTTDRSFNTYSRPDRISLSEVT; this is encoded by the coding sequence ATGAAACCAGGGCGGTCCAGACGCGTGCGCGTGAACCGGGTGGAGGAGGGAGCGGTCAGGACGCCGGAGGATCGGGTAGCGACCGAGGAGCCCATGGAGATCAGGCTCGAATGGAGGGAGGGATCGGGCGTGGAGCGCGAAACCCCCGTCGCGGTCACCATGCGCACTCCCGGGGACGACTTCGATCTCGCCGCCGGCTTTCTCCTCACCGAGGGCGTGGTTTCGAGCGCCGCCGCCATAGGGGGCGTACGCTACTGCGCGAAGGTATCGCCCCAGGAGTACAACGTGGTGTCGGTCACGCTCAGCGACCCGGGCGCGTTCGACCCGAGTTCGCTCGCTCGCAATTTCTACATCACCTCTTCGTGCGGCGTCTGCGGCAAGGCGTCGCTGGAAGCGGTCCAGAATCTCGGCTGCGAGAACCTGGACGGCATCGAATTCGACCTGCCCGCCCGGGTCGTCTCCGCTCTGCCCGCCGATCTGCGCGCCTCCCAGCCCGTCTTCCAGGCGACCGGAGGCATCCACGCCGCCGCCGCCTTCGACGCCGACGGAAGGATCCTCGTATCCCGAGAGGACGTGGGCAGACACAACGCTGTGGACAAGGTTGTCGGGGCTCTGGCGATGAGGGGTGACATCGACCTCGCCGAACCGAACAGCTCCACCGGCCTCCGGGAAGGTCCGAACCGACGAAGACCGGTCTTGGGGATCGTCGTCTCCGGCAGGGCCTCGTTCGAAATCATGCAGAAGGCGGCGATGGCGCGCATGCCCGCGGTCGTTGCGGTCGGCGCTCCGTCGAGCCTCGCCGTGGAGTTCGCCAGGGAGTTCGGCATGACCCTCGCCGGATTCACCACCGATCGCTCCTTCAACACCTACTCCCGCCCAGATCGCATCAGCCTTTCGGAGGTTACGTGA
- a CDS encoding tetratricopeptide repeat protein, producing the protein MSKRHPGSRRVRHTHSQDPDTVFVEKASAVVGWIRSHQNLATAAVIVLAVAVAGVFYFRDQERQVTALARDELALAHSLLAQADEEGAKASLVSLLENFGGTAHAPEARLVLGELYLNSDDSEQAVVVLDPVGRSPSSPIELQAAALLAAALEQENEPDEAETLYLEIADRAELAYQKRDAFAAAARLRVGRGDLAGAAALYEEILASFEDNDPDRGRYVMRLEGLRTAMGN; encoded by the coding sequence ATGTCGAAGCGCCACCCGGGCTCCCGCCGCGTCCGGCACACCCACTCGCAGGACCCGGACACAGTCTTCGTGGAAAAAGCCTCCGCGGTCGTCGGCTGGATCCGCTCGCACCAGAATCTGGCGACGGCGGCGGTGATCGTACTCGCCGTGGCTGTCGCGGGCGTGTTCTACTTCCGCGACCAGGAGCGTCAGGTAACGGCCCTGGCCAGGGACGAGCTCGCTCTCGCGCACTCTCTGTTGGCCCAGGCGGACGAGGAAGGCGCGAAGGCCAGTCTCGTCTCGCTGCTTGAAAACTTCGGCGGCACCGCCCACGCGCCGGAAGCTCGTTTGGTCCTGGGAGAGCTCTACCTCAACTCCGACGACTCCGAACAGGCGGTCGTGGTGCTCGATCCGGTAGGCAGATCGCCGAGTTCGCCCATCGAGCTCCAGGCGGCCGCCCTCCTCGCCGCCGCTCTCGAACAGGAAAACGAGCCCGATGAAGCGGAGACCCTGTATCTCGAAATCGCAGATCGCGCGGAGCTGGCTTACCAGAAGCGCGACGCGTTCGCCGCCGCCGCCCGTCTCCGAGTCGGACGCGGCGACCTCGCCGGTGCGGCGGCGCTCTACGAGGAGATCCTGGCGAGCTTCGAGGATAACGACCCTGACCGCGGCCGCTACGTGATGCGGCTGGAAGGGCTGCGGACGGCGATGGGGAACTGA
- a CDS encoding molybdopterin-dependent oxidoreductase: MSNPLRDMDKPDVIFCIGTNMTECHPVAATRLKKALRRGAKMIVADPRRIVLAELADLYLPIRVGSDAALLLAMAHVIAREGLVREAFVDGRTVGAAEFLDHVARFPPEWAAPVCEVPAADIERAALMYGAADRGAVYYTLGITEHICGVDNVQSLCNLALMTGNIGREGTGVNPMRGQNNIQGAGDSGALPNNFCGFQGVVVPEHRDKFSAAYGREIDLEEGMTKIAALEHCGGRIRAMVIDGENTVVTDPDRKHCQHALESLDCLVVIDIFMTETAKLADVVFPATAWGETDGVCANTERRVQRLRAAVPPAGEAKPDWWIISRLARRMGFEGFDFDSAKEVFNELCSLSPTYAGLDWDRIADGAFHWPVPTSGHPGTPRLHEHEFPNGRGIFKLIEYREPAEVLSDEFPIWLTTGRRLASYHTRTQTGRSAGIEYLLSEESLEVNPADVAGLGLAHGGWAEMRSARGAVRIRVKETDRSPPGTVFASFSFDDVPVNILTGGGYDPVTETPELKVCPVSVTAAE, encoded by the coding sequence ATGTCCAACCCTCTCCGCGACATGGACAAGCCCGATGTGATCTTCTGCATCGGCACCAACATGACCGAATGCCATCCGGTCGCCGCCACGCGGCTGAAAAAGGCCCTCCGGCGCGGCGCGAAGATGATCGTGGCCGATCCCCGGCGCATCGTCCTCGCCGAACTGGCCGACCTCTACCTGCCCATCCGCGTGGGCTCCGATGCCGCGCTCCTGCTGGCCATGGCCCACGTGATCGCTCGCGAAGGGCTGGTCCGGGAGGCGTTCGTGGACGGTCGCACCGTGGGTGCGGCGGAATTCCTCGACCACGTGGCTCGCTTTCCTCCCGAGTGGGCCGCACCGGTCTGCGAGGTTCCGGCCGCCGACATCGAGAGGGCGGCGCTCATGTACGGGGCAGCGGATCGCGGAGCCGTCTACTACACCCTCGGGATCACCGAGCACATCTGCGGCGTCGACAACGTGCAGAGCCTGTGCAACCTCGCGCTCATGACCGGAAACATCGGTCGCGAAGGCACCGGCGTGAATCCGATGCGCGGCCAGAACAACATCCAGGGCGCCGGGGACTCCGGTGCGCTGCCGAACAACTTCTGCGGATTCCAGGGAGTCGTCGTTCCCGAGCACCGCGACAAGTTCAGCGCCGCCTACGGACGCGAGATCGATCTCGAAGAGGGAATGACCAAGATCGCGGCGCTCGAACACTGCGGCGGCCGGATACGGGCCATGGTCATAGACGGCGAGAACACGGTGGTAACCGATCCCGACCGGAAACACTGCCAGCACGCGCTCGAGTCGCTCGACTGCCTCGTCGTGATCGACATCTTCATGACCGAGACCGCCAAGCTGGCCGACGTGGTCTTCCCGGCGACGGCGTGGGGTGAGACCGACGGCGTTTGCGCGAACACCGAACGGCGAGTGCAGCGTCTGAGGGCCGCGGTCCCGCCGGCCGGCGAGGCGAAGCCGGACTGGTGGATCATCTCGCGTCTGGCTCGGCGGATGGGTTTCGAAGGGTTCGATTTCGACTCCGCCAAGGAGGTCTTCAACGAGCTCTGCTCGCTATCTCCCACTTACGCGGGTCTCGACTGGGACCGGATCGCCGACGGAGCCTTCCATTGGCCGGTTCCGACTAGCGGACACCCGGGCACTCCCCGGCTTCACGAGCACGAGTTCCCGAACGGTCGAGGCATCTTCAAGCTCATCGAGTATCGCGAACCTGCCGAGGTCCTCTCCGACGAATTCCCGATCTGGCTCACGACCGGAAGACGGCTGGCCTCTTACCACACCCGCACTCAGACCGGACGCTCGGCCGGGATCGAATACCTCCTCTCCGAGGAATCGCTCGAGGTGAACCCCGCGGACGTCGCCGGACTCGGCCTCGCCCACGGCGGCTGGGCGGAGATGAGGAGCGCTCGCGGAGCGGTGCGCATCCGGGTGAAGGAGACCGATCGCTCCCCGCCCGGTACCGTGTTCGCCTCGTTCTCGTTCGACGACGTGCCGGTGAACATTCTTACCGGCGGCGGCTACGATCCCGTGACCGAGACCCCGGAGCTCAAGGTCTGCCCGGTGTCGGTGACGGCCGCAGAGTAG
- a CDS encoding formate--tetrahydrofolate ligase, whose translation MRPDIEIAQAHAIRPIAEIAEKVGLGGDEILRYGDYKAKVPLQVADERPDRDAKLILVTGVSPTMAGEGKSTIAVGLADALALRDRNPVLCIREPSLGPVFGIKGGAAGGGYSQVVPMEDINLHFTGDFHAVTSAHSLLSAMLDNHLFRPNSTELDHRRVTWPRSIDMNDRALRKIVVGLGGPLGGIPREESFVITAASEVMAILCLARNLADLEERLGRIIVGYTRARTPVHARDIGAHTAMAILLRDAMNPNLVQTLGGVPAFIHGGPFGNIAHGCNSLAATRSALKLGDVVVTEAGFGSDLGAEKFCDIKCRLGGLVPDAAVIVATIRAQKMQGGVAYSDLGNENVDALLRGAENLLGHVDNIRRFGIPAVVAVNRFTQDTGAEVAALLGMLADRGIRAVEANPHGGGGPGCVDLADAAFELAHSGECDFNLPYSDDEPLTAKIEAVAGRVYGADGVDYLPGVTDELDRLETFGMADAPVCIAKTQYSFSDNPALLGRPSGFRITVREVTPSAGAGFVVVKTGDVMTMPGLAAVPSAMRMALTPDGEITGLA comes from the coding sequence ATGCGCCCCGACATCGAGATCGCCCAGGCCCACGCTATCCGCCCCATCGCCGAGATCGCCGAAAAAGTAGGCCTCGGCGGTGACGAGATCCTTCGCTACGGCGATTACAAGGCCAAGGTCCCGCTCCAGGTCGCGGACGAGCGCCCCGACCGGGACGCCAAGCTCATACTGGTTACCGGTGTGAGCCCGACGATGGCCGGCGAAGGCAAGTCGACCATAGCGGTTGGGCTCGCCGACGCCCTCGCCCTTCGCGATCGGAATCCGGTTCTCTGCATTCGCGAACCCTCGCTGGGGCCGGTCTTCGGAATCAAGGGCGGCGCGGCCGGCGGCGGTTACTCGCAGGTGGTTCCGATGGAGGACATCAACCTGCATTTCACAGGTGACTTCCACGCCGTCACTTCGGCGCACTCGCTGCTTTCGGCGATGCTCGACAACCACCTCTTCCGTCCCAACTCCACCGAGCTCGACCACAGGCGGGTCACGTGGCCCCGTTCGATCGACATGAATGACCGCGCACTGCGCAAGATCGTCGTGGGTCTTGGAGGGCCGCTCGGAGGCATCCCGCGGGAAGAGAGCTTCGTGATCACGGCCGCTTCCGAGGTAATGGCCATTCTCTGTCTGGCGCGGAATCTGGCGGACCTCGAGGAGAGGCTGGGCAGGATAATCGTCGGGTACACGAGAGCGCGCACGCCGGTTCACGCGAGGGACATCGGCGCTCACACCGCGATGGCGATCCTGCTCCGGGATGCGATGAATCCGAATCTGGTCCAGACCTTGGGAGGGGTGCCCGCGTTCATTCACGGCGGACCTTTCGGGAACATCGCGCACGGCTGCAACTCGCTGGCGGCGACCCGCTCGGCTCTCAAGCTTGGCGACGTGGTGGTGACCGAAGCCGGGTTCGGGAGCGATCTGGGCGCCGAGAAGTTCTGCGACATCAAGTGCCGACTCGGCGGCCTCGTCCCTGACGCCGCAGTGATCGTCGCGACCATTCGAGCGCAGAAGATGCAAGGAGGCGTCGCCTACTCCGATCTCGGGAACGAGAACGTCGACGCCCTGCTCCGCGGAGCCGAAAACCTTCTCGGCCATGTGGACAACATTCGCCGGTTCGGCATTCCCGCCGTCGTCGCCGTGAACCGCTTCACCCAGGATACCGGCGCGGAGGTCGCCGCCCTTCTGGGGATGCTTGCCGACCGCGGCATCCGCGCGGTGGAGGCGAATCCCCACGGCGGTGGCGGTCCGGGCTGCGTGGACCTGGCCGATGCGGCCTTCGAGCTCGCGCACTCGGGCGAGTGCGACTTCAACCTTCCCTACTCCGACGACGAGCCGCTCACCGCGAAAATCGAAGCCGTTGCCGGAAGGGTCTACGGGGCCGACGGCGTGGACTATCTGCCGGGGGTCACCGACGAACTCGACCGGCTTGAGACGTTCGGCATGGCCGACGCTCCGGTCTGCATCGCCAAGACGCAGTACTCCTTCTCCGACAACCCCGCCCTCCTCGGCCGTCCGAGCGGGTTCCGCATAACCGTCAGGGAGGTGACCCCGTCCGCAGGAGCGGGCTTCGTCGTGGTCAAGACCGGAGACGTCATGACCATGCCCGGTCTTGCGGCCGTGCCCTCGGCCATGCGCATGGCGCTCACGCCGGACGGCGAGATCACCGGGTTGGCGTAG
- a CDS encoding TM2 domain-containing protein, with amino-acid sequence MTTTQPTKSIGVAILLWWFTGLFGGHRFYLEREHAKTMLALGIGGFVLLGLGIVGLLPFLFVGAAVLAAVGVWELIDVFSLSRWVRESGTAAQH; translated from the coding sequence ATGACTACGACACAACCCACGAAGTCTATTGGGGTGGCCATCCTGCTTTGGTGGTTCACGGGTCTGTTCGGAGGCCACAGGTTCTATCTGGAGCGGGAACACGCCAAGACCATGCTGGCACTAGGTATCGGCGGCTTTGTCCTGCTGGGTCTAGGTATCGTCGGCCTCCTGCCGTTTCTCTTCGTGGGAGCTGCAGTACTTGCGGCAGTTGGTGTTTGGGAGCTGATAGATGTTTTTTCCCTTTCCAGGTGGGTCAGGGAGAGCGGAACGGCCGCCCAACATTGA
- a CDS encoding Ig-like domain-containing protein has translation MTRIKPLLFTLVGVASLACSGDTTEPPPEEPTLTRITISPSDLTLEIGQTQQLSAQGTYSDGSTENLNPTWSSSAADVASISVSGLVTAVGVGVVTISASFDGLTGSGSITVTGSFCEDRTEVSLAPGEHMVTGGDECLLLRSRTTADYYRIAVTRPIATENAADVHSVIVETRRTVSAAGPVVAAPAGSNPSARTPRRPADRFGDLDGSVIVGNLRVQAATRRAHMRSMEEAQAEFGQWAGRIPTSPVGARTDHLPAPPARRAINSTLRCSASSEPHLLIGYNDHISVYQDSARWAVSPMSTVTANELTSYYESAVAPMIADNFGAVSDIDGNGRIVVTTASSLGDSISGLVWTGHFLPKSSCAGSNVGEYIFLNDSIANAVDDSDPGWFILGTLAHEAQHIVALHHRLASGQDLHPNWIEEGRAEVAAELSSRYQWAAEGGPEIDARVDLGILGEHLCTPMPCEWRRSSFALVNQLAGAIIHLSTHPNSLVVNPDGAHQWHSIYASGWHATRFLADGYGEGNAGELLKLLSGPTLVTGIPGIEAATGRRYDEMLTDLIAAMSFDGSHPERQAPRITSYELSSITQIFGSPAVLDPSGEYPWPVTAGDTQNHLEFGDRRIEGRSGPSGFRFHDFQATGINDAMLVRITAQAPTTVVVARIR, from the coding sequence ATGACTCGGATCAAACCTCTGCTCTTCACCCTGGTCGGCGTCGCGTCCCTCGCCTGCTCGGGCGACACCACCGAACCGCCTCCCGAGGAGCCGACGCTGACTCGGATCACCATCTCTCCGTCGGACCTCACGCTGGAGATCGGTCAGACGCAGCAGCTCTCCGCCCAAGGCACCTATTCAGACGGCTCCACCGAGAACCTGAACCCGACCTGGTCGAGCTCGGCGGCCGACGTGGCCTCGATCTCGGTTTCCGGCCTGGTGACGGCCGTCGGCGTCGGCGTCGTCACCATCTCGGCAAGTTTCGACGGACTCACCGGCTCCGGTTCGATCACAGTGACCGGCTCTTTCTGCGAGGACCGCACCGAAGTCTCGCTCGCTCCCGGCGAGCACATGGTGACAGGTGGCGACGAATGCCTGCTCCTGCGGTCTCGGACCACCGCCGACTATTACCGCATCGCCGTCACGCGACCGATAGCGACCGAGAACGCGGCCGACGTCCACAGCGTTATCGTCGAAACCAGACGCACGGTCTCGGCGGCCGGCCCGGTCGTCGCGGCCCCGGCCGGTTCGAACCCGTCAGCACGGACGCCCCGCCGCCCGGCGGATCGGTTCGGCGACCTCGACGGCAGCGTCATCGTCGGCAACCTTCGCGTCCAGGCCGCCACTCGTCGGGCGCACATGCGCTCGATGGAGGAAGCTCAAGCGGAGTTCGGACAATGGGCGGGCCGGATCCCGACCTCGCCCGTCGGAGCGCGGACCGACCACCTCCCTGCCCCGCCCGCGCGGCGGGCGATCAACTCGACTCTTCGGTGCTCGGCGAGCTCCGAGCCTCACCTGCTCATCGGTTACAACGACCATATCTCGGTCTACCAGGACAGCGCGAGGTGGGCGGTTTCGCCCATGTCCACCGTCACCGCGAACGAGCTCACCTCCTACTACGAGTCCGCCGTCGCCCCGATGATCGCCGACAACTTCGGCGCCGTCTCCGATATCGACGGGAACGGACGCATCGTCGTGACTACGGCGTCGTCTTTGGGCGACTCGATCTCCGGACTCGTCTGGACCGGACATTTCCTCCCCAAGAGCAGTTGCGCCGGATCGAACGTCGGCGAATACATCTTTCTGAACGACAGCATCGCCAACGCCGTGGACGACAGCGATCCCGGCTGGTTCATACTTGGAACACTGGCCCACGAGGCGCAGCATATCGTGGCGCTCCATCATCGCCTGGCGTCCGGACAGGATCTGCATCCGAATTGGATCGAGGAGGGACGAGCGGAGGTCGCGGCCGAGCTCAGCTCCCGGTACCAGTGGGCTGCGGAAGGAGGGCCGGAAATCGACGCCCGAGTGGACCTCGGCATCCTTGGGGAGCATCTCTGCACACCCATGCCCTGCGAATGGAGGCGTTCGTCCTTCGCTCTCGTCAATCAGCTCGCAGGCGCCATCATCCACCTCTCGACACATCCCAACAGCCTGGTCGTAAATCCCGACGGCGCTCACCAGTGGCATAGCATTTACGCATCCGGGTGGCATGCCACGCGATTCCTGGCCGACGGCTACGGCGAGGGCAATGCGGGCGAGCTCCTCAAGCTGCTCTCCGGTCCCACTCTGGTTACGGGGATACCCGGGATCGAGGCGGCCACGGGCAGAAGATACGACGAGATGCTCACCGACCTGATCGCGGCGATGTCCTTCGACGGATCACACCCTGAGCGGCAGGCCCCTCGAATCACCTCCTACGAACTTTCGAGCATCACTCAGATCTTCGGTTCTCCCGCAGTGCTCGATCCCAGCGGAGAGTACCCCTGGCCCGTGACCGCCGGCGACACGCAGAACCACCTGGAGTTCGGAGACCGACGCATCGAAGGCCGATCCGGGCCGTCGGGATTTCGCTTCCACGACTTCCAAGCGACCGGCATCAACGACGCGATGCTGGTGCGGATCACGGCGCAGGCGCCCACGACGGTGGTGGTGGCGAGGATCAGGTAG